From Astyanax mexicanus isolate ESR-SI-001 chromosome 13, AstMex3_surface, whole genome shotgun sequence, the proteins below share one genomic window:
- the soga3b gene encoding uncharacterized protein soga3b, which translates to MAALELQCGLDHGGCVWGGERVDLLDSFDSEMQEWEEQLQDMQRKIEELYKEVEARRGATETSPNSSTNTTNLDITLLPVNTANDYHVNSYNGLARSHNSDRELRPVGPCSGMSNDVRVGNGKAINYSSDYTDGLVNLHGYGFRCPKSYQSNGGQDVTLDILNGYLSQGSNFTPSPSNPGPPETSSRGNQSVYCYQDSNKQWPLTGSIGCAAEVEEAENRKNKCLGTDEARVRHVSWKDPVCAKEPSPEKSVSKPPFKQRDGPPTPVLARATHFTEPPQQQDRKCPLVDRKCSGSPSVLRKFGAMLQENEGKTLVQDGTVTTVIPVESPKAQNTPVCQRKFSVSRASTHAESSQEHLRASAASSPRHNVVQSGEHWGSNYSTNHSYSHTKAPHRLEAGGNRKMGFQGNSGQWGSQAVDMQADYRMMERILGGCAGSQYQGKGNGADINQRKDNRGPFLDAMSGEQQYTSSQRSTQQVNHQPSSIPPRSFSRPARPANQRPPSRWASHAPTSKITTPSGPMHRPPSPARKAKQPFNNFSNFNNSVNLYTETVIM; encoded by the exons atgGCAGCCCTCGAGCTTCAGTGTGGGCTGGATCATGGGGGATGTGTGTGGGGGGGCGAGCGTGTGGACCTGCTAGACTCCTTCGACTCTGAGATGCAGGAATGGGAGGAGCAGCTGCAGGACATGCAGAGGAAGATTGAAGAG TTATATAAGGAGGTGGAAGCTCGCAGAGGAGCCACTGAGACCAGCCCTAACTCCAGCACAAACACCACAAACCTGGACATCACCTTGCTTCCTGTCAACACTGCAAATGACTATCATGTCAACAGCTATAATGGCCTGGCCAGGTCTCATAACAGCGACAGGGAGCTTCGTCCAGTTGGTCCATGCAGCGGAATGAGTAATGATGTCCGGGTGGGGAACGGCAAAGCCATTAATTACTCCAGTGattacactgatggtttggttaATCTTCATGGCTATGGCTTCCGCTGCCCTAAAAGCTACCAGAGTAATGGAGGTCAAGATGTCACCTTAGACATTCTGAATGGATACCTCAGCCAGGGATCTAATTTCACACCAAGCCCCAGCAATCCTGGACCTCCAGAGACA agCTCGAGAGGGAATCAGAGTGTTTACTGTTATCAGGACAGTAATAAACAGTGGCCCCTGACTGGCAG TATTGGCTGTGCGGCTGAGGTTGAAGAAGCGGAGAACAGAAAGAACAAATGCTTGGGTACTGACGAAGCTCGAGTCCGACACGTCAGCTGGAAAGACCCCGTATGCGCCAAAGAGCCGTCCCCAGAGAAATCAGTCAGTAAGCCTCCTTTCAAACAGAGGGATGGCCCTCCAACCCCTGTCCTTGCTCGTGCCACCCACTTCACAGAGCCACCACAACAACAGGACAGAAAGTGCCCTTTGGTGGACAGGAAGTGCAGTGGCAGCCCGTCAGTGTTGCGCAAGTTTGGCGCCATGTTGCAAGAGAACGAGGGGAAGACCCTGGTACAGGACGGCACAGTCACCACTGTAATCCCAGTCGAGTCCCCAAAAGCCCAGAACACTCCAGTCTGCCAACGAAAGTTTTCTGTCAGCAGGGCGTCCACACATGCAGAGTCCAGTCAGGAGCATCTGAGGGCATCTGCCGCTTCAAGCCCCCGACACAATGTGGTCCAAAGTGGAGAACATTGGGGGTCTAATTACAGCACCAACCATTCGTACTCTCACACAAAAGCACCACACCGGTTGGAGGCCGGGGGAAACAGGAAAATGGGTTTTCAGGGAAACTCTGGGCAGTGGGGATCCCAGGCAGTGGACATGCAGGCTGACTACAGGATGATGGAAAGGATCCTGGGTGGCTGTGCTGGTTCTCAGTACCAGGGAAAAGGAAATGGTGCTGATATTAACCAGAGAAAGGACAACAGGGGTCCATTTCTGGATGCAATGTCGGGGGAACAGCAGTATACAAGCAGCCAGAGAAGCACACAGCAG GTCAATCACCAACCATCTTCAATCCCTCCCAGAAGTTTTTCACGCCCTGCTCGGCCAGCAAACCAACGGCCTCCGTCCCGATGGGCAAGCCACGCCCCCACGTCAAAAATCACCACACCCTCTGGCCCCATGCACCGCCCACCTAGCCCTGCCCGCAAAGCCAAGCAGCCCTTTAACAACTTCAGCAACTTCAACAACAGCGTCAATCTATACACAGAAACAGTCATCATGTGA